In Calonectris borealis chromosome 22, bCalBor7.hap1.2, whole genome shotgun sequence, one genomic interval encodes:
- the NEUROD2 gene encoding neurogenic differentiation factor 2 gives MLTRLFSEPSLVPEVPKFAGWAEECEEDARSEKEERAGKGCALPEEPPEGSLGESKEEGELGGDEEEEEEEEEGLEEAEGERPKKRGPKKRKMTKARLERSKLRRQKANARERNRMHDLNAALDNLRKVVPCYSKTQKLSKIETLRLAKNYIWALSEILRSGKRPDLVSYVQTLCKGLSQPTTNLVAGCLQLNSRNFLTEQGQEGGRFHGPNASFAVHPYPYPCSRLAAAQCPPAAGPGSHGLRTHSYCASAYESLYGNASPDYNSSEYDGGLSPPLCINGNFSLKQDSSSPDHEKSYHYSMHYSALPGSRPAGHNLVFGSAGMRGGVHSENIFPYDMHLPHERGPMYEELNAFFHN, from the coding sequence ATGTTGACGCGACTTTTCAGCGAGCCCAGCCTGGTCCCCGAAGTACCGAAATTCGCCGGTTGGGCCGAGGAGTGCGAGGAGGATGCCCGCAGCGAGAAGGAGGAGCGGGCGGGGAAGGGCTGCGCCCTCCCCGAGGAGCCGCCCGAGGGTTCGCTGGGGGAGAGCAAGGAGGAAGGGGAGCTAGGcggggacgaggaggaggaggaggaggaggaggaaggcttggAGGAGGCGGAGGGCGAGCGGCCCAAGAAGCGCGGCCCCAAGAAGCGCAAGATGACCAAGGCGCGGCTGGAACGCTCCAAGCTGCGGCGGCAGAAGGCGAACGCCCGGGAGCGCAACCGCATGCACGACCTGAACGCGGCCCTGGACAACCTGCGGAAGGTGGTTCCCTGCTACTCCAAAACCCAAAAGCTCTCTAAAATCGAGACCCTTCGCTTGGCCAAGAACTACATCTGGGCTCTCTCCGAGATCCTGCGCTCGGGCAAACGGCCCGACCTGGTTTCCTACGTGCAGACTCTGTGCAAGGGGCTGTCGCAACCCACCACCAACCTGGTGGCCGGCTGCCTGCAGCTCAATTCCCGCAATTTCCTAacggagcaggggcaggagggtggcCGTTTCCACGGCCCCAACGCCTCCTTCGCCGTgcacccctacccctacccctgcTCGCGGCTGGCCGCGGCGCagtgcccgcccgccgccggtcCCGGTTCCCACGGGCTGAGGACACACAGCTACTGCGCCTCCGCCTACGAGAGCCTCTACGGCAACGCGTCCCCCGACTACAACAGCTCGGAGTACGACGGTGGGCTCAGCCCCCCGCTCTGCATCAACGGCAACTTCTCCCTCAAGCAGGACTCTTCTTCCCCCGACCACGAGAAAAGCTATCACTACTCTATGCACTACTCGGCGCTGCCCGGCTCCCGGCCCGCCGGCCACAACCTGGTCTTCGGTTCGGCGGGGATGCGCGGGGGGGTCCACTCCGAGAACATCTTCCCCTACGACATGCACCTCCCGCACGAGCGGGGCCCCATGTACGAGGAGCTCAACGCCTTCTTCCACAACtga
- the PPP1R1B gene encoding protein phosphatase 1 regulatory subunit 1B: MDPKDRKKIQFSVPAPPSQLDPRAVEMIRRRRPTPAMLFQLSEHSSPEDESLPYQRASGEGCLLKPKRTNPCAYTPPSLKAVQRIVQSHLESGLAGGDSSDGEADDGEHELARACDPDSALEPAPGSQARAERSFFPAGPKAHKRKGGQKVSFAGGIEERGEDLKSLTVSEIPEDPEGAEGDEEEAGREQEDGGTGEQRRVGFAEVPSRPIGTERHSPTFPLGTS; this comes from the exons ATGGACCCCAAGGACCGCAAGAAGATCCAGTTCTCGGTGCCGGCACCCCCCAGCCAGCTGGACCCCCGCGCCGTCGAGATG ATCCGCCGGCGGAGGCCCACGCCGGCCATGCTCTTCCAGCTCTCCGAGCACTCCTCCCCAG AGGACGAGTCCCTGCCCTACCAG CGCGCCTCCGGCGAGGGCTGCCTGCTTAAACCAAAGAGGACCAACCCGTGTGCCTACACCCCGCCCTCGCTCAAAG CGGTGCAGCGCATCGTGCAGTCCCACCTGGAGAGTGGCCTGGCCGGGGGTGACAGCTCCGACGGGGAGGCCGATGACGGGGAGCACGAGCTGGCCCGCGCCTGCGACCCCGACAGCGCCCTGGAGCCTG CCCCGGGGAGCCAGGCCAGAGCCGAGCGGAGCTTCTTCCCCGCCGGCCCCAAGGCGCACAAGCGGAAAG GCGGGCAGAAGGTGTCCTTCGCCGGCGGCATAGAGGAGCGCGGGGAGGACCTGAAGTCGCTGACGGTGTCGGAGATCCCCGAGGACCCCGAGGGAGCGGAGGGTGACGAGGAGGAGGCAGGACGGGAGCAGGAGGATGGCGGCACCGGGG AGCAGCGACGCGTCGGCTTCGCGGAGGTGCCCTCGCGCCCCATCGGCACCGAGCGCCACTCGCCCACCTTCCCGCTGGGCACCAGTTag